From Deltaproteobacteria bacterium, a single genomic window includes:
- the pap gene encoding polyphosphate:AMP phosphotransferase has product MFESAELGHKISKEEYDKEVPELRKNLLEAQLDLRDAGKFQVIILIGGVDGAGRGPTVRLLNEWMDARYIETNAMSAPTEEESAHPDMWRFWRSLPPKGKIGIFFGSWYTQPIVERVFKKTKDADLDESAERIIRLERMLHDEGALILKFWMHLSKDAQKKRLKKLEKDKEKGWRASKVEWEHFKLYDKFRKVSERVLRRTSTAEAPWMIVEGADARYRHLTVGKTILNALKERLAGKKVEAAASLPSALPPIDGKFLIKSLKYSQATTKNEYEKKLLKHQRELREIVEDSKFKKTAAILVFEGSDAAGKGGAIRRITGALDPRSYRIVPVAAPTGEEKQHPYLWRFWRHIPRSGSFVIFDRSWYGRVLVERVEGFCSDADWMRAYSEINDFEEQIADNGVTVLKFWLSISKDEQLKRFKERERIAFKHFKITDEDWRNREKWDKYELAVDEMIDRTSTDVAPWVVIEANNKYFARLKILKELCAHLKKAL; this is encoded by the coding sequence ATGTTTGAATCTGCGGAACTCGGTCATAAGATCAGCAAAGAGGAATACGATAAGGAGGTGCCGGAGCTTAGGAAAAACCTTCTTGAGGCGCAGCTTGATTTGCGTGATGCCGGGAAGTTCCAGGTTATAATACTGATAGGCGGCGTTGACGGCGCGGGAAGAGGGCCGACGGTGCGGCTCCTTAACGAGTGGATGGACGCGCGCTACATCGAAACAAACGCAATGAGCGCGCCTACGGAAGAGGAAAGCGCGCACCCTGATATGTGGAGGTTCTGGCGCTCGCTTCCGCCAAAGGGAAAGATAGGGATATTTTTCGGGTCCTGGTACACGCAGCCCATAGTCGAGCGCGTTTTCAAGAAGACAAAGGACGCGGACCTTGATGAGTCCGCCGAGAGGATAATAAGGCTCGAGCGGATGCTCCATGACGAAGGGGCGCTCATACTAAAATTCTGGATGCATCTGTCGAAGGACGCGCAGAAAAAGCGCCTTAAGAAGCTCGAAAAAGACAAGGAAAAGGGCTGGAGAGCCAGTAAGGTAGAGTGGGAGCACTTTAAGCTCTACGATAAGTTCAGAAAGGTCTCGGAGCGCGTGCTAAGGCGAACAAGCACGGCAGAGGCACCGTGGATGATAGTGGAGGGCGCTGACGCCAGGTATCGCCATCTCACGGTTGGAAAGACCATACTTAACGCCTTGAAAGAACGCCTTGCCGGAAAAAAGGTCGAGGCCGCCGCGAGCCTGCCAAGCGCCTTGCCGCCGATAGACGGCAAGTTCCTCATCAAATCGCTGAAATACTCGCAGGCAACAACCAAAAACGAATACGAGAAAAAACTCCTCAAGCACCAGCGCGAATTAAGGGAGATAGTCGAGGACTCGAAGTTCAAGAAGACGGCTGCCATACTCGTCTTCGAGGGCTCGGATGCCGCAGGCAAGGGCGGCGCCATAAGGCGCATCACCGGAGCGCTTGATCCGAGAAGCTACCGCATAGTGCCGGTTGCGGCCCCTACTGGCGAGGAAAAACAGCACCCTTACCTCTGGCGCTTCTGGCGTCATATACCAAGGAGCGGAAGTTTCGTGATATTCGACAGGTCGTGGTACGGGCGCGTGCTGGTAGAGAGGGTCGAGGGGTTCTGCTCCGATGCCGACTGGATGAGGGCCTATAGCGAGATAAACGACTTCGAGGAGCAGATTGCCGATAACGGCGTCACGGTGCTCAAGTTCTGGCTAAGCATATCGAAGGATGAGCAGCTCAAAAGGTTCAAGGAGAGGGAAAGGATAGCCTTCAAGCACTTTAAGATTACCGACGAAGACTGGCGTAACCGTGAGAAATGGGACAAGTACGAACTGGCCGTAGATGAAATGATAGACCGCACGAGCACGGACGTGGCGCCGTGGGTGGTTATCGAGGCAAATAACAAGTACTTTGCGCGCCTGAAGATATTAAAGGAACTATGCGCGCATTTGAAGAAGGCACTTTAG
- a CDS encoding conjugal transfer protein TraF, translated as MSGKFIFTVIFAAVVTVVCASPSDAREWSMVGPRALGMGGANVAVANDATASYWNPAAFGFFLDSEGGEYGRRGVSAVVDVGVGLQVHEDLGEQIDKISKIDFDRFNGGTLAASEVNDFIRIINDLKTFNDNPDRSVALMANSGLRMQAGHWGLGGYAFADVSAKGSIDLVNIGPVTTGTTFTLNDFTNPANYGCPGVCAGGTYLSAAQKTELQTFLTGLGWDATQRGNFINAVDYGLSQVPAASVPADIVAQIETVAAIGDAAAASGNSIDNNMSKLIFRGIGVAEIPLTYGRKITDDFALGVNFKYMKARVYNIELRIFNTDLGDALDNAKEEYVDSTAFGVDVGALYRFGDRLRLGVVARNVNSPEFDMKPLYTGGPDTIKEKAQVRAGIAFKPVDMLLFAVDMDLTENDTAVSDEYKSKNVAAGLELNLFNFLRLRGGAYKNLAENDIGLVYTAGLGLNLWLVNIDVGAAMSKDSSTVDGEDIPNEARVELALSMLF; from the coding sequence ATGAGCGGAAAATTCATCTTCACCGTTATTTTTGCGGCGGTTGTTACCGTAGTTTGCGCCTCGCCTTCCGATGCAAGGGAGTGGAGCATGGTAGGGCCAAGGGCCCTTGGCATGGGAGGCGCGAATGTGGCCGTTGCAAACGACGCCACCGCGAGCTACTGGAACCCGGCGGCATTCGGGTTCTTCTTGGACTCGGAGGGCGGTGAGTACGGCAGACGCGGCGTTAGCGCCGTTGTAGATGTCGGTGTCGGCCTTCAGGTGCATGAGGATTTAGGCGAGCAGATAGATAAGATATCCAAGATAGATTTCGACAGGTTTAACGGCGGCACCCTTGCGGCCTCCGAGGTAAACGACTTCATACGCATCATCAACGATCTGAAAACTTTTAACGACAACCCCGACCGCTCGGTTGCGCTTATGGCCAATAGCGGCTTGAGGATGCAGGCGGGGCACTGGGGGCTTGGCGGCTATGCCTTTGCCGATGTCTCGGCAAAAGGGAGCATAGACCTCGTAAATATCGGCCCTGTTACTACCGGCACCACGTTTACGCTAAACGACTTTACCAATCCGGCCAATTACGGATGCCCCGGTGTGTGCGCCGGCGGTACCTATCTTAGCGCAGCGCAGAAGACCGAACTGCAAACCTTTCTTACAGGGCTTGGCTGGGACGCAACGCAAAGAGGTAACTTCATCAATGCCGTTGACTACGGTTTGTCGCAGGTGCCGGCAGCAAGCGTTCCCGCGGATATAGTAGCGCAGATAGAGACCGTTGCCGCTATCGGTGATGCCGCCGCGGCCTCGGGTAATTCGATAGACAACAACATGTCCAAGCTTATCTTCAGGGGCATAGGAGTTGCCGAGATCCCGTTGACATACGGCAGAAAAATAACCGACGATTTTGCGCTTGGCGTTAACTTCAAGTACATGAAGGCCAGGGTCTACAATATAGAGCTAAGGATATTTAACACCGACCTTGGCGACGCGCTAGATAACGCCAAGGAAGAATATGTGGACAGCACTGCCTTTGGCGTGGATGTCGGCGCTCTCTACAGGTTTGGCGACAGGCTGCGGCTTGGCGTGGTGGCAAGGAACGTGAACTCGCCTGAGTTCGACATGAAGCCGTTATACACGGGCGGCCCGGACACTATAAAGGAAAAAGCGCAGGTCAGGGCAGGCATAGCCTTTAAGCCCGTCGACATGCTGCTTTTTGCCGTTGACATGGATTTAACCGAGAACGATACGGCTGTTTCTGATGAGTATAAGTCTAAGAATGTCGCTGCCGGCCTGGAGCTAAATCTATTTAACTTCCTTAGGCTTCGCGGCGGCGCGTACAAGAATCTTGCGGAAAACGACATCGGCCTCGTGTACACGGCAGGTCTGGGATTGAACCTCTGGCTTGTCAATATAGACGTAGGTGCAGCCATGTCAAAGGACTCATCCACAGTTGACGGCGAGGATATCCCTAACGAGGCCCGCGTGGAGCTTGCGCTTTCAATGCTGTTCTAA